The segment CGTATTACGCTGGCGGATGTGCTGACATCAAACGGGATCACTTATCAAACGTCCGATGTGGCTTATTCAAACGCAAGTGCGCATTTATGGGCTAGTCCATTAGAGCAGCAATTGGGGCAATCAATGGTGCGAGAGCTATCTTCTGCGTTGCCAGATAGATTTATCTCTTTACAACCTTTGCAGAACTCACCTGAAACGTTAGATATCACTCTAACGGCATTTAACGGTCGTTATGATGGGAAAGTGTTAGTGCAGGGATTTTGGACATTGATGCGTGGCGACACAGTTGTACGCCGCAACTTTGATATCCAATTAGAACAGCAAGAAGATGGTTATCCTGAATTAGTCAGAACATTAGCGAGTGGTTGGCAGAAAGTGGCGGCAGATATTGCCCAAGAGATAAGTAAGCCATAATTTGATAATGATTTTGTTGTGAAATGAATGCACTACCGTAAAACGTAGTGCATTTTTTTGTTATTTTACAATTCAAAAAGAGGATAATAAAAAAACTTAATTAACTGATAAATAATGAATTTATTTTTAATCATTTGAATATCAGTAGGTTGTGATTATCTCGAAATGTAGGTCACATTTATCATAATTATGACAATAATATGAAATTCTTTACTTGCATTTCTTATGGACGGGCGTTATTTGTATAGTGTATCTATTAACAAAAATAGATGCTGTTTTCTTTTCCATTTAAATGATGAGGGAAGTAAGGCATGAAAAGACAGAAGCGAGACCGTTTAGAAAGAGCGTTATCCAGAGGTTATCAAGCAGGTTTAACTGGACGTTCCAAAGAGTTATGTCCTTATCAGGCTGTAGATGCCCGTTCGCATTGGCTAGGTGGTTGGCGAAAAGCGATGGAGGACAGAGCGGCAGTAGCCGTTTAATTGGTCATTCACGAGGATAATTAGATTAACTTGCGGAAATTATTCAACGCATAATTTAATATAATCCCCAAAAAATTAGAAACCTCCGCATTTGCGGAGGTTTGCATTTAAGGCAAGCTACGATTAGAACGCGCTTGTATCCTTAAATAAGCCGACTTTCAGGTCTGTTGCAGCATAAATCAGTTTGCCGTCTACCAGTACTTCACCATCCGCTAATCCCATAATTAACTTACGGTTAATCACGCGCTTAAAATTAATACGGTAAGTGACTTTTTTTGCAGTCGGTAATACTTGTCCAGTGAATTTCACTTCACCAACACCTAACGCACGACCTTTACCTTCGCCGCCTAACCAGCCGAGGTAAAAACCAACCAGTTGCCACATAGCATCAAGGCCTAAGCAACCAGGCATAACAGGGTCATTCGTGAAGTGGCAACCAAAGAACCATAAATCTGGATTGATATCCAGTTCAGCTTCAACGTAGCCTTTATCAAATGTACCGCCATCTTCGGTCATTTTGATGATGCGATCCATCATCAACATATTACCTGATGGCAATGGAGGACCATTTTCCCCAAATAATTCGCCTCTTCCAGAAGCCTCTAAATCTTCTTTCGTATAGGATTCGCGTTTATCAACCATGATCTTCAGATAGCCTTTATTATGTGTAGGTCAACAGAATAGCTTACACTTGTACGCTGAACAACTCCGATCAGCAAATATTTACTCAATCTTTACTTAGCCCATCCACTTTAAAAACCAAGGTAATCTAGACTTATCCGGTGAATTTGCTTGGTTTATGCGTTCTTGAATTAAAGCTAACAAGTGTACGTTATCACCTTCTACTTGTTGTTCAAAGTAAGGTTGTTTCGTTAGGATAGAAATTGCTTGAGCAACGTGTTCGACAGGCCAAATATGGAATTTCTCTTCTTTGACTGCCTCGATAACTTCTTGTTTCAAACATAGATGGCGCACATTAGACATTGGGATGATGACACCTTGATTACCTGTGAGCTCACGCTTATCGCAGATATCAAAAAATCCTTCAATCTTTTCGTTAACGCCGCCAATAGGTTGAACATAGCCAAATTGGTCAACAGCGCCAGTGACGGCAATTTGTTGGTCGATAGGCTGCAATGATAATGCGCTGATTAAGGCACACAGTTCAGCTAATGATGCGCTATCACCATCAACTTCACCATAAGACTGTTCAAATACAATAGAGGCAGAGAAGGGCTGCGGCTGCTCTAATTTTAATTCATAGTTAAGGTAGGCTTGCATAATCATCATGCCTTTTGCATGAATATTGCCACCTAATTCTGCCTTGCGCTCGACGTCAGTAAACTCACCATCGCCCAGATGTGCTACGCAGGTGATCCGTGATGGTTCACCAATTGTGTCAGGGTAGCCAGGATACTGTAAGACGGATAACCCGTTAATTTGCCCGACAACTTCCCCTTCAGTTTTAATCAAAACTTGCTCTTGCAGAATGTCGTCTTGATTACGCTCAACAAGGAAGGAATGGCGCCATAAACGATTTTCTTCGGCTTGAGAGAATGATTCCGCCGTTAAATGACCTTCGTTAGCGTATTGAGCTGCATTGGTTAATTTGCGAGTTAACCAATTAATATCAAGAGGTAAATTGTATTTATCTTCGCAACAACGTGTCGCTTGCAAAATAAACTCAGGCCAGCCGTCAGCTGCAATTTCAGGTAGCTGATTACTGTTCACTATGAATTTAATGAAATTCATCCATAAGCTTAATTGTTCTTCGTCTTCGAAAAACATGAGAGGCTCATATTCTGCATATATTGAACAGTCAAACAGCTCAGGAGCTGCAAATTCAAATTCTTCTAATATGAGTCTATCACCGACAACAATCACTTTAAGTTCAAGCGGCTGAGGCTCAATTTCAATTGGTAGTGTTTGATTTTCATTATGTGGCAGCCACTCTAACTGACGGCGAGTCACCATATTTTTTAGACGAGTCCACATTAATGGCTGAGTGACCAACGCAGTTGCAGAAATAATGAGGACTCCACCGTTAATTTGGTGTAGTAAACCTGGGACTAAATTTTGATTTGGCGTGATATAGCCAAACAGCTGTTCGGGTTCAATCCAGTGGCGGTAAGCAATTTTTTCATGTGAGGAAAAACGACCGGTAACATCGTTTTGCCACTGATATCGTTGCTTATCTTCAGATAATTGATAATCACCATTGATAGATTGGGTTTTATCCAATAGCGGGGTGATAGTGTCAGTAAATAGTTTGAGATACTCTTCACTTTCGTCAGACTTGATGAACATAAAGCGCGTTTGAGCATATTCACGAATGAAATGCTGCATCCCATCGAATAATCTTGGTTGAATATCAGTCAGTGTTGATGGAGTCAACGTCGCTGAAGAGACAAATTTTGTCTGAAAAGACGATAAGTTAGGAGTTAGGCCTTGCCATGTTAATTCTTGACTGATCACTATAATTATCTGCTATTAGTATGGTTATCAATAAATGCCTGCCAATCAGCAGGTCGCATGTGCCTGAGTTTATTTCTGTACCGTCTGTTTTATATACAATTTCAGGCTAATTTATTACCTTAAAATATCTTCGGCTTAAGAGTGTTATATTAGCCTCTGAGCGCTAATCTTGCAGCAATATTTGTCGAAATATCGAGTTAGAATAAAGAAAACATGAGGGCAACGGGTAAACTTAGTGGCCATGTAAAGCCAATCAGAAGCGCGCTCAATAATCTCATGCAAAAACTAGGATCTTTGGTTACTAGCAGGGCGAATAACGCTGAACATACTCCTCCAATCCCATAGATAAGAAGTATGTGTTCAAAAGTGGACATGCGATTTTAGTGGTTTGTTAACGTGTGGATGCGAATTGTACACTATTTTTTTATTTACTGTTATTTTCTTTGTGTTAATCAACAGATAATCGATTAAATAAAATCCACCTTGAGCATTTTTCCTATATTATTGCTAATATAATGATAGGTACGATTTTCTTCGGGAAAAAATATGAAATATCAGCAACTTGAAAATCTTGAATGTGGCTGGAAATGGGAATATCTAGTCAATAAAGCGAGAAGCGGGGAGCCTATTACCCGATATATAGAAAGAAGTGCGGAGCAAGAGGCAATTGAGCAGCTGTTAAAGCTGGAAAATACGCCAGTGGATGTATTGAAGTGGATTGCAGATCATATGTCCCCTCAATTGGATAACCGTATGAAACAGAGTATTCGTGCGCGTCGAAAACGACACTTTAATGCTGAGCATCCACATACTCGGAAAAAGTCGATCGATTTAAATTATTCGGTTTGGCAGCGACTATCTAATTTGGCAGTAAAACGGAATAAAACTTTATCAGAGACAATTATTCAGCTAATTGAAGATGCGGAACATAAAGATAAGTATGAGAGCCAAATGAGCTTATTGAAGCATGATCTTCAAGCGATCTTAGGTAAGTCGGAGAAAGAGTAACGATCTTTAGTTGACCAAATAGAAGATTGTGACGACCTTTCTTTCTGAGGATGAAAAAAAAGCCCCAATAAATTGGGGCTTTTTATGTTCAGTTCGAAATTCAAACTAGGGCTATAAATTAAGCGCCTGGTTGAGTTACAACTTCAGTTGTACCTTGGATTTCGATTTCAACGCGACGGTCTGGCGCTAAACACTCGATCAGAGCTGCACGGCCTTTAACTGCGTCACATTTGTTACCAGTTACTGGATCTTCTTTACCACGACCTTCAGCAGCGATTGCGCTTGCTGGAACGCCTTTAGATACTAAATAGTCTACTACTGACTGAGCACGTTTTTGTGACAGTGGCAGGTTGTAGTTTTGTGAACCGATACGGTCTGTGAAACCAACTACCAGCACGCGACCTTGAGTTGGGTCGATGTTGCTCAGTTCGTTGTACAGTTCGTTCAGTGCTTGCTGACCTTCTGGTTTCAGAGTTGCTTTGTTGAAGTTAAACAGAACGTCTGAACGCAGAGTGAAGCGTTTGTTTTCAACAACTGGAGCTGCTGGCTCAGCAACTACTGCTGGAGCAACAACTGGAGCTGCTTCTTGACCGAAACGGTATGCTAGACCAACGCTCAGCATGCCGTTGTCTGGGCTAACACCGATGTTGTCTTTGTCACCCATGCGGCTAACCCACTGGTAGTCTAAACGAGTAGCTAATTCTGGAGTGATAGCATACTCAAGACCCAGTGCGTAAACTGG is part of the Providencia zhijiangensis genome and harbors:
- the pqiC gene encoding membrane integrity-associated transporter subunit PqiC translates to MRYLLAIGVFLLAACSSSPEKMYYQLPMKAPEVQSVAVMDKGQIWLQRITLADVLTSNGITYQTSDVAYSNASAHLWASPLEQQLGQSMVRELSSALPDRFISLQPLQNSPETLDITLTAFNGRYDGKVLVQGFWTLMRGDTVVRRNFDIQLEQQEDGYPELVRTLASGWQKVAADIAQEISKP
- the rmf gene encoding ribosome modulation factor, whose amino-acid sequence is MKRQKRDRLERALSRGYQAGLTGRSKELCPYQAVDARSHWLGGWRKAMEDRAAVAV
- the fabA gene encoding bifunctional 3-hydroxydecanoyl-ACP dehydratase/trans-2-decenoyl-ACP isomerase; this translates as MVDKRESYTKEDLEASGRGELFGENGPPLPSGNMLMMDRIIKMTEDGGTFDKGYVEAELDINPDLWFFGCHFTNDPVMPGCLGLDAMWQLVGFYLGWLGGEGKGRALGVGEVKFTGQVLPTAKKVTYRINFKRVINRKLIMGLADGEVLVDGKLIYAATDLKVGLFKDTSAF
- a CDS encoding Lon protease family protein, whose product is MISQELTWQGLTPNLSSFQTKFVSSATLTPSTLTDIQPRLFDGMQHFIREYAQTRFMFIKSDESEEYLKLFTDTITPLLDKTQSINGDYQLSEDKQRYQWQNDVTGRFSSHEKIAYRHWIEPEQLFGYITPNQNLVPGLLHQINGGVLIISATALVTQPLMWTRLKNMVTRRQLEWLPHNENQTLPIEIEPQPLELKVIVVGDRLILEEFEFAAPELFDCSIYAEYEPLMFFEDEEQLSLWMNFIKFIVNSNQLPEIAADGWPEFILQATRCCEDKYNLPLDINWLTRKLTNAAQYANEGHLTAESFSQAEENRLWRHSFLVERNQDDILQEQVLIKTEGEVVGQINGLSVLQYPGYPDTIGEPSRITCVAHLGDGEFTDVERKAELGGNIHAKGMMIMQAYLNYELKLEQPQPFSASIVFEQSYGEVDGDSASLAELCALISALSLQPIDQQIAVTGAVDQFGYVQPIGGVNEKIEGFFDICDKRELTGNQGVIIPMSNVRHLCLKQEVIEAVKEEKFHIWPVEHVAQAISILTKQPYFEQQVEGDNVHLLALIQERINQANSPDKSRLPWFLKWMG
- a CDS encoding GhoT/OrtT family toxin, which codes for MSTFEHILLIYGIGGVCSALFALLVTKDPSFCMRLLSALLIGFTWPLSLPVALMFSLF
- the matP gene encoding macrodomain Ter protein MatP; the encoded protein is MKYQQLENLECGWKWEYLVNKARSGEPITRYIERSAEQEAIEQLLKLENTPVDVLKWIADHMSPQLDNRMKQSIRARRKRHFNAEHPHTRKKSIDLNYSVWQRLSNLAVKRNKTLSETIIQLIEDAEHKDKYESQMSLLKHDLQAILGKSEKE
- the ompA gene encoding porin OmpA translates to MKKTAIAVAVAVAAFATVAQAAPKDNTWYTGGKLGWSHYEHAKFTFEDAAGDETSVGTGKKTRDQLGAGLYAGYQYNQYMGFEMGYDWFGKMKYKGDNAGSVSSMGVSLTTKLSYPIMDDLDVYTRLGGMVYRTEAKVNGVGKETDTGVSPVYALGLEYAITPELATRLDYQWVSRMGDKDNIGVSPDNGMLSVGLAYRFGQEAAPVVAPAVVAEPAAPVVENKRFTLRSDVLFNFNKATLKPEGQQALNELYNELSNIDPTQGRVLVVGFTDRIGSQNYNLPLSQKRAQSVVDYLVSKGVPASAIAAEGRGKEDPVTGNKCDAVKGRAALIECLAPDRRVEIEIQGTTEVVTQPGA